Proteins from a single region of Gemmatimonadales bacterium:
- a CDS encoding SIMPL domain-containing protein (The SIMPL domain is named for its presence in mouse protein SIMPL (signalling molecule that associates with mouse pelle-like kinase). Bacterial member BP26, from Brucella, was shown to assemble into a channel-like structure, while YggE from E. coli has been associated with resistance to oxidative stress.) yields MKQPERIITGAAILAVGIAAAGWLAGAGLAASRTADRYVTVKGIAEREAQADLALWPLRLVVSDNDLNRAYSRLSTQLQQVRGFLARQGIDTSLVELQAFSVSDASTNQYRTSEAVTRYVINQTLMVRSSDPAGVLAASQKVGELVQAGVVFSSGQEYGGGGPTFVFSGLNDLKPEMIAEATSRAREAADQFATDSKSHLGGIRRANQGVFEILARDQAPGISEQGQISKRVRVVSTVEYFLKD; encoded by the coding sequence ATGAAGCAGCCCGAGCGCATCATCACCGGCGCGGCCATCCTCGCTGTCGGCATCGCCGCCGCGGGATGGCTGGCGGGCGCCGGCCTTGCCGCCAGCCGCACCGCCGACCGGTACGTGACCGTCAAGGGCATCGCCGAGCGGGAAGCGCAGGCCGACCTCGCGCTCTGGCCGCTTCGGCTGGTCGTCAGCGACAACGACCTGAACCGTGCATATTCGCGGCTCTCGACCCAGCTCCAGCAGGTGCGCGGCTTCCTCGCGCGGCAGGGCATCGATACGTCGCTGGTGGAGCTGCAGGCATTCTCGGTCAGCGACGCCTCCACCAACCAGTACCGCACGTCCGAGGCGGTCACCCGGTATGTCATCAACCAGACCCTCATGGTGCGGAGCAGCGATCCGGCCGGTGTACTGGCGGCCAGCCAGAAGGTGGGGGAACTTGTTCAGGCGGGGGTGGTGTTCTCCTCGGGTCAGGAATATGGCGGCGGTGGGCCGACCTTCGTCTTTTCCGGCCTGAACGACCTCAAGCCCGAGATGATCGCCGAGGCCACGAGCCGTGCCCGCGAGGCCGCGGACCAGTTTGCCACCGACTCGAAGAGCCACCTCGGAGGCATCCGCCGCGCCAACCAGGGCGTGTTCGAGATCCTGGCACGCGACCAGGCCCCTGGCATCAGCGAGCAGGGCCAGATTTCGAAGCGGGTCCGCGTGGTCTCGACCGTGGAATATTTCCTGAAGGACTGA